A genomic stretch from Coffea arabica cultivar ET-39 chromosome 10c, Coffea Arabica ET-39 HiFi, whole genome shotgun sequence includes:
- the LOC113713502 gene encoding mannan endo-1,4-beta-mannosidase 5 has translation MAFSRRSNISNFSCCFLVIIVLSLHCENHIVSSSASRFIQTRGTRFVLGGYPFFFNGFNSYWMMHVAAEPSERHKISNVFREAAATGLTVCRTWAFSDGGDRALQMSPGVYDERVFQALDFVVSEARKYGVHLILSLTNNYKDFGGRTQYVTWAKNAGVQVNSDDDFYTKNAVKGYYKNHIKKVLTRINTISRVAYKDDPTIMAWELINEPRCQVDFSGKTLNAWVQEMATYVKSLDNKHLLEIGMEGFYGDSMPGKKQYNPGYQVGTDFITNNLIKEIDFATIHAYPDIWLSGQSDGAQMMFMRRWMTSHSTDSKTILKKPLVLAEFGKSSKDPGYSLYARESFMAAIYGDIYRFARRGGIAGGLVWQILAEGMQPYADGYEIVLSQNPSTGRIISQQSRQMTSLDHMSSNRTNSQSNKLRNSKEQ, from the exons ATGGCCTTCTCCAGGAGAAGCAATATCAGCAACTTCTCTTGCTGCTTCCTTGTGATCATCGTCTTATCCCTGCATTGCGAAAATCATATAGTTTCTTCTTCTGCTTCGCGCTTTATTCAAACAAGAGGAACCCGATTCGTGTTAGGTGGCTACCCATTTTTTTTCAATGGGTTCAACTCCTACTGGATGATGCATGTTGCAGCTGAGCCAAGTGAAAGGCATAAAATTTCCAATGTATTTCGCGAGGCTGCTGCTACAGGGCTTACTGTTTGCCGGACATGGGCATTCAGCGATGGTGGCGATCGAGCTCTTCAAATGTCCCCCGGAGTCTATGATGAACGTGTCTTTCAG GCCCTTGATTTTGTGGTATCGGAAGCAAGGAAGTATGGAGTTCACTTAATCCTGAGTCTGACCAACAACTACAAGGACTTTGGAGGAAGGACGCAATACGTGACGTGGGCTAAAAATGCCGGAGTACAAGTGAATAGCGATGATGATTTTTACACCAAGAATGCTGTCAAGGGATATTACAAGAATCACATTAAG AAAGTGTTGACTAGGATCAACACAATCAGTAGAGTTGCATATAAAGATGATCCAACAATCATGGCATGGGAGCTAATAAATGAACCTCGTTGCCAGGTCGACTTCTCCGGAAAAACCTTAAAT GCTTGGGTTCAAGAAATGGCAACTTACGTCAAATCACTCGATAACAAACACCTTCTAGAAATAGGGATGGAGGGATTCTACGGAGATTCAATGCCAGGCAAAAAGCAGTACAATCCTGGATACCAAGTGGGCACAGATTTTATCACCAATAATCTTATCAAAGAGATAGATTTTGCAACCATTCATGCATATCCCGATATTTG GCTGTCTGGACAGAGCGACGGTGCACAGATGATGTTCATGAGAAGGTGGATGACCAGTCACTCCACAGACTCTAAGACCATACTTAAAAAACCATTGGTTCTCGCTGAATTTGGGAAATCAAGTAAAGATCCAGGATACAGTTTATATGCCAGGGAGTCATTCATGGCCGCAATTTACGGTGATATCTACAGGTTTGCTAGAAGAGGAGGCATTGCAGGTGGATTGGTTTGGCAAATCCTGGCCGAGGGAATGCAACCGTACGCAGATGGGTATGAAATTGTCTTGTCTCAGAACCCATCAACCGGACGAATCATAAGCCAACAGTCTCGACAAATGACTTCACTCGACCATATGAGCAGTAATAGAACCAATTCTCAAAGCAACAAACTGCGCAATTCAAAGGAGCAGTGA
- the LOC113714342 gene encoding mannan endo-1,4-beta-mannosidase 5-like → MASCSRRISHLFGLAAALVALLLLVLACEASGSTVARNGAGFVRTQGPRFVLNGSPFLFNGFNSYWLMHVAADPSERHKVSEVLRDASAAGLSVCRTWAFGDGGDRALQISPGIYDERVFQALDFAISEAKKHGIRLILSFVNNYNDFGGRRQYAQWARNAGAHVNGDDDFYTHPTIKGYYKDHIRRVVTRFNTITRISYRDDPTIMAWELVNEPRCQADYSGRTVNEWTREMASFVKSLDRKHLLEIGMEGFYGDTKPEKKQFNPGYQVGTDFISSNLLRDVDFATIHAYPDQWLSGKDDKAQLVFMQRWMSSHWEDSRTILKKPLVIAEFGKSSRDPGYSLRARDDYMSNVYRITYGYARSGGTMSGSLIWQLMAQGMDSYDDGYAVVLGRNPSTTAIMSRQAHAMSALSHLVAGADDAHGQGQEAHPRLMNHRHPSRRALLHQAKQHGHHRSSSQLL, encoded by the exons ATGGCAAGTTGTAGTAGAAGAATAAGCCATCTTTTTGGACTAGCTGCTGCACTGGTAGCACTACTGTTACTAGTTCTTGCTTGTGAAGCTAGCGGTAGTACGGTTGCAAGAAATGGTGCAGGATTTGTTAGGACTCAGGGTCCTCGTTTTGTTCTGAATGGCTCACCATTTCTCTTCAATGGATTCAATTCCTATTGGCTGATGCACGTAGCCGCTGACCCTAGCGAGAGGCATAAAGTGTCTGAAGTGTTGAGAGATGCCTCCGCTGCCGGTCTCTCGGTATGCAGAACCTGGGCTTTCGGCGATGGAGGCGACCGTGCACTTCAAATATCACCTGGAATTTATGATGAACGTGTTTTTCAg GCGCTGGATTTTGCGATTTCTGAGGCAAAGAAGCATGGAATTCGTTTGATATTGAGTTTTGTGAACAATTACAATGACTTTGGGGGTAGAAGGCAGTATGCTCAGTGGGCTCGAAATGCAGGAGCACACGTCAACGGTGACGATGATTTCTACACGCATCCCACCATCAAAGGCTACTACAAAGATCACATCAGG AGAGTGGTGACAAGGTTCAACACAATTACAAGAATTTCGTACAGGGATGATCCCACAATCATGGCATGGGAACTCGTGAACGAGCCCCGCTGCCAAGCTGATTACTCCGGAAGGACAGTCAAT GAATGGACTCGAGAGATGGCAAGTTTCGTGAAGTCATTGGACCGGAAGCACTTGCTGGAGATTGgcatggaaggattttatggggACACAAAGCCCGAAAAGAAACAATTTAATCCTGGTTACCAAGTTGGAACAGATTTCATAAGCAGCAATCTCCTCAGGGACGTTGATTTCGCCACCATCCATGCATATCCAGATCAAtg GTTATCTGGAAAAGATGACAAAGCACAGTTGGTATTTATGCAGAGGTGGATGTCAAGCCATTGGGAAGACTCGAGGACCATACTGAAAAAGCCGCTAGTCATCGCGGAATTTGGCAAGTCCAGCAGAGATCCAGGCTACAGCTTGAGAGCGAGAGACGATTACATGAGCAACGTGTACAGAATAACATACGGCTATGCAAGGAGCGGAGGAACCATGAGCGGAAGCTTAATATGGCAGCTCATGGCCCAAGGAATGGATTCGTACGACGACGGATACGCTGTTGTGTTAGGCCGGAATCCTTCAACCACCGCAATCATGTCCAGACAAGCCCATGCCATGAGTGCTCTGTCCCATTTGGTCGCCGGAGCTGATGACGCCCACGGCCAGGGCCAGGAGGCTCACCCAAGATTGATGAACCATCGTCATCCTTCCCGCAGAGCACTGCTTCATCAGGCAAAGCAGCACGGCCATCATCGTTCGTCATCCCAACTGCTCTGA
- the LOC140016235 gene encoding protein TAP1-like, with the protein MEGTGKHAVTVMVMMMALLLWGCLMMMTGAEAHIEKGGCLEGCLEGCKHSGISPLRCFKYCEKHCGSLSASFAAGGHKQQQPAPAPPPAGHHYCNLGCMFEKCSKFHDDEAKEEACAFDCKNHVCKPANS; encoded by the exons atggaGGGAACCGGAAAACATGCAGTAACTGTGATGGTGATGATGATGGCTTTGTTATTATGGGGCTGCTTGATGATGATGACCGGAGCCGAAGCACATATAGAAAAGGGAGGCTGCTTAGAAGGTTGCTTGGAGGGTTGCAAACACAGTGGGATCAGTCCTTTGAGGTGCTTCAAGTATTGCGAAAAGCACTGTGGTTCTCTTTCTGCATCCTTTGCTGCCGGCGGCCACAAGCAGCAGCAGCCAGCACCAGCACCCCCACCCGCTGGCCACCATTATTGCAACCTTGGATGCATGTTCGAGAAATGCTCCAAATTCCACGATG ACGAAGCCAAGGAAGAAGCCTGTGCATTTGACTGCAAAAACCATGTCTGCAAGCCCGCAAATTCTTGA
- the LOC113713345 gene encoding indole-3-acetic acid-amido synthetase GH3.17-like, with protein sequence MPLPALDSTDSEAILELLEKVTADASQIQDELLEEILTTNANTQYLKGFLNGYSNKQLFKKAVPVVEYQDIEPFVDRIANGESSHLISAHPITELLLSSGTSGGKRKAIPTTAEEPRRRAFYASLTATILNKHIEFWNQGKQMNFRFIMPEMTTLGGLAVTNAVSSNFRRSRMQNRSNCWNNDTSPDEVILCQDIKQSMYCQLVCGLVQRDAVVRIGTTYASGFLRVIKFLEEHWQELCSNIKTGHISDWIIDPGCQKAVSSILSQQMPCLADSIEIECRSGSWGGIVKRLWPRTKCIEVVSTGTMTQYIPNLEFYCGGVPLVSMYYAASEGFFGLNLKPLSDPYNVSYTLVPWMAYYEFLPLGHKQSTTQEHSQDNDTNCMSTLGELVDLVNVQIGQQYELVVTTFTGLYRYRVGDVLMVTDFHNNTPQFKVVQRRNVVLSIDLDKTTEEGLLKAVSKAMQILEPLGYLLTDYSSYADMSSFPGHYVLFWELQMRENAGIAAVLERVQMEGCCNVVEESLDGMYKTLRRRSNVIDRLEIRVVKRGTFDGLMDLFLSEGASLNQYKTPKSIKSEKAIQFLNSMVVETFFSRVLPAFPPTG encoded by the exons ATGCCGTTGCCAGCTTTGGATTCAACAGATAGCGAAGCGATTCTGGAGCTTTTGGAGAAGGTGACTGCTGATGCTAGTCAAATACAGGATGAATTGCTGGAGGAGATTTTAACAACAAATGCAAACACCCAGTATCTGAAAGGTTTCTTAAATGGCTACTCTAATAAGCAACTTTTCAAGAAGGCGGTGCCGGTCGTAGAATACCAAGATATCGAGCCTTTCGTTGATCGGATAGCCAACGGAGAGTCATCCCACCTAATATCTGCACACCCCATTACTGAGCTACTCttgag CTCAGGAACTTCCGGTGGAAAGCGGAAAGCGATTCCGACAACAGCTGAAGAGCCAAGGCGCAGGGCATTCTATGCCAGTCTCACTGCTACTATACTAAACAA GCACATTGAATTCTGGAATCAAGGTAAACAGATGAACTTTCGATTCATCATGCCAGAAATGACTACCTTGGGTGGATTGGCGGTAACTAATGCTGTATCAAGCAACTTCAGGAGGAGCAGAATGCAAAACCGTTCTAATTGCTGGAATAATGACACTAGCCCAGATGAGGTGATATTATGTCAAGATATCAAACAGAGCATGTACTGCCAATTAGTTTGTGGTCTTGTGCAGCGTGACGCCGTAGTGAGAATCGGAACAACTTATGCATCCGGATTTCTTCGCGTCATCAAATTCTTGGAGGAGCATTGGCAAGAACTCTGTTCCAACATAAAAACAGGACATATCAGTGATTGGATCATTGATCCTGGATGCCAGAAGGCTGTATCTTCGATTTTGAGCCAACAGATGCCCTGCTTAGCTGATTCAATTGAAATTGAATGTAGATCAGGATCATGGGGAGGAATAGTCAAGAGGCTTTGGCCTCGAACCAAGTGCATTGAGGTCGTCAGTACAGGGACTATGACCCAATATATCCCAAACCTTGAGTTCTACTGTGGTGGGGTGCCTTTAGTTTCAATGTACTATGCGGCTTCCGAGGGATTTTTTGGTCTCAACTTGAAGCCATTGAGCGACCCTTACAATGTGTCTTACACTCTTGTACCATGGATGGCCTACTACGAGTTTTTGCCACTAGGTCATAAGCAGAGTACTACACAAGAGCATAGCCAAGATAATGATACTAATTGCATGAGTACGCTGGGTGAACTCGTCGATCTTGTCAATGTGCAAATTGGTCAGCAGTATGAACTAGTAGTAACTACCTTTACAG GGCTTTACAGATATAGAGTTGGAGATGTTCTCATGGTAACTGATTTCCATAACAACACCCCTCAATTCAAAGTTGTGCAACGGCGTAATGTGGTTTTGAGCATAGACTTGGATAAAACAACTGAAGAAGGCCTCTTGAAAGCAGTTTCAAAAGCCATGCAAATCCTTGAACCACTTGGCTACCTTCTCACAGACTACAGCAGCTATGCAGACATGTCCAGTTTTCCAGGGCACTACGTTCTCTTCTGGGAGCTTCAAATGAGAGAAAATGCGGGAATAGCTGCAGTGCTTGAGAGGGTTCAAATGGAAGGATGCTGCAATGTGGTGGAAGAATCATTAGATGGGATGTACAAGACACTGCGGAGGCGAAGCAATGTAATCGATCGGTTGGAAATTAGAGTTGTGAAACGGGGAACGTTTGACGGCCTCATGGACCTGTTTCTTTCCGAGGGTGCTTCTTTGAATCAATACAAGACGCCTAAGAGCATTAAATCTGAGAAGGCCATCCAATTCTTGAACTCAATGGTGGTGGAAACATTTTTCAGCCGAGTATTGCCTGCCTTTCCTCCGACGGGATGA
- the LOC140016046 gene encoding endoglucanase 3-like: MALPFLCLVILLSSTLNSWQVVKVAGGSTPNYRDALAKSLLFFQGQRSGRLPRTQQIDWRSASGLSDGSFARVDLTGGYYDAGDNVKFNFPMAFTTTMLSWSTLEYGKKMGPELQSARAAIRWATDYLLKCALATPGKLYVGVGDPNSDHRCWERPEDMDTVRSVYSVSPSNPGSDVAGETAAALAAASLVFRTVDPAYSRLLLRTAQKVMQFAIQYRGSYSDSLGSAVCPFYCSYSGYKDELLWGAAWLFRATNNVYYFNFIRSLGANDGTDIFSWDNKYAGARVLLSRRSLLNRDMAFEPYRQQAEDFVCRILPNSPYSSTQYTPGGLMFKLSQSNLQYVTSITFLLTTYSKYMAATKHTFNCGNLLVTSNTLRSLSKRQVDYILGENPLKMSYMVGYGSDYPRRIHHRGSSLPSEAIHPQSFGCEGGFQPFYYTANPNPNILTGAVVGGPNQNDFFPDDRTDYSHSEPATYINAALVGPLAFFAGSFNM; encoded by the exons ATGGCCCTGCCTTTCCTCTGCCTTGTAATCTTATTATCTTCCACATTGAACTCATGGCAAGTTGTTAAAGTGGCAGGGGGGTCGACGCCCAACTACAGAGATGCCTTGGCAAAGTCCTTATTGTTCTTTCAAGGCCAAAGGTCAGGGAGGCTCCCCCGCACCCAACAAATTGATTGGAGGTCCGCTTCAGGCCTCTCCGATGGTTCTTTTGCCCGT GTGGACTTAACCGGGGGATATTACGATGCTGGAGACAACGTCAAATTCAACTTCCCAATGGCATTCACGACCACCATGCTCTCTTGGAGCACGCTTGAGTATGGCAAGAAAATGGGACCTGAGCTACAGAGTGCAAGAGCTGCGATCCGTTGGGCCACCGACTATCTTCTCAAGTGCGCCTTGGCTACTCCTGGCAAGCTCTACGTTGGTGTTGGCGACCCCAACTCTGACCACAGGTGCTGGGAGAGGCCTGAGGACATGGACACTGTCAGGAGCGTGTACTCTGTTTCACCAAGCAATCCGGGCTCCGACGTGGCAGGAGAAACTGCTGCTGCATTGGCTGCTGCTTCCTTGGTCTTCCGAACAGTTGATCCGGCATACTCTAGACTGCTGCTGAGAACTGCTCAGAAAGTCATGCAGTTTGCAATTCAATACAGAGGTTCTTACAGTGACTCCCTCGGCTCTGCCGTTTGTCCATTTTACTGCTCGTATTCCGGTTATAAG GATGAGTTATTGTGGGGGGCAGCCTGGCTCTTCAGAGCAACCAACAACGTTTACTACTTCAATTTCATCAGAAGTCTGGGAGCCAATGATGGAACGGACATTTTTAGCTGGGACAACAAATACGCCGGTGCTCGCGTTCTACTGTCAAGG AGAAGCTTGCTGAACAGAGACATGGCATTTGAGCCTTATAGGCAACAAGCTGAAGACTTTGTGTGCAGAATTTTACCAAATTCTCCGTATTCAAGCACACAATATACGCCAG GAGGGCTGATGTTCAAGCTAAGCCAGAGTAACCTGCAATACGTGACATCCATAACCTTCTTGCTCACCACATATTCCAAATACATGGCAGCCACAAAGCACACCTTCAACTGTGGAAACCTTTTGGTCACCTCAAATACCTTGAGGAGCCTCTCAAAGCGACAGGTGGACTATATCTTAGGCGAAAACCCTTTGAAAATGTCGTACATGGTGGGATACGGCTCAGACTATCCGAGAAGAATTCACCACAGAGGCTCCTCCTTGCCCTCGGAAGCAATTCATCCTCAGTCCTTCGGCTGTGAAGGCGGATTCCAACCATTCTACTACACCGCCAATCCGAATCCTAACATCTTAACTGGAGCCGTCGTGGGGGGCCCAAATCAGAATGATTTCTTCCCAGATGATCGGACGGATTACAGTCACTCGGAGCCTGCAACCTATATTAATGCAGCTTTAGTTGGACCGTTAGCATTCTTTGCTGGGAGCTTCAACATGTGA